A genomic stretch from Rhineura floridana isolate rRhiFlo1 chromosome 18, rRhiFlo1.hap2, whole genome shotgun sequence includes:
- the LOC133372761 gene encoding interleukin-6 receptor subunit beta-like yields MCEYDGAVMRWRDLQDAADYGVDPCSPRPRLLRGEAGRCRRDFGNRESCVAKRGDHSCAVPVENLFAFYKITLTAENQKIQANSSEKCIHGMSVMKLNAPEVSVAVANKSRCFHLEWSLPGDEVLSATEAQYEIQFRDMAEESWTQVNVTMQNATALADICGVSPFTNYSVRVRAKYLLGAAFQSDGGPFWSDWSSPRFVRTLPAVPSTGPALWRKLGLRDADGNRAVVLMWKPLKPKEANGEILGYSLHSQREGEPAIPRCLTRELQCTLFLPAGEEFTFLAAASNVVGVSPPTKLVVPPSDGQEAPPSQLPVLVCPAGDHSLLLQWSLPSFPKMGYVFEWGQLPENQGDDLHWHYQPGNVDHVIITEAIEPGKLYGLKIFALIDGSIWVWGSTSAYSKQIAPFRAPTLYPVRIWKSQVELKWDSLPLAERGGVIRNYTICYKEEGKDGQTVVLDSAVRRYLIEGLAPSSIVAVTITVANDGGSLSGPVLSIRTRNSDYGEAEVLFSIFCVGFLLLLLAGSLEFSSPRAEKWRQDFLGLTINNLLRVLPSQQEEPGKKTFLGNRWLVEVPGTLQKVIPVTRNGAVSFGSGGQPMSTENEMDYSTVVVVQKNCGPSDPQSSPYRSQSLSKYQDLAMSDTGFTFGQGVWLQNLAYEAPLDVGSCNRAFESRGEFSLLVSLVTVRGVLHPADSPHGRRGKKT; encoded by the exons agAAGCTGGCCGCTGCCGGAGGGATTTTGGCAACCGTGAGAGCTGCGTTGCCAAAAGAGGGGACCACTCCTGTGCGGTCCCAGTGGAGAATCTCTTTGCTTTCTACAAAATCACACTAACCGCAGAGAATCAAAAAATCCAAGCTAACTCCTCGGAAAAATGCATCCATGGGATGAGCGTCA TGAAACTGAATGCACCGGAGGTGAGTGTTGCTGTTGCAAACAAGTCCCGATGTTTCCATCTGGAGTGGAGCCTGCCTGGTGACGAGGTGCTGTCTGCAACGGAGGCACAGTACGAAATCCAGTTCCGTGACATGGCAGAGGAGTCCTGGACGCAA GTAAATGTGACCATGCAGAATGCAACGGCCCTTGCGGACATCTGCGGTGTGTCCCCCTTCACCAACTACTCTGTTCGGGTGCGGGCAAAATATCTCCTCGGTGCTGCTTTCCAAAGCGATGGGGGTCCTTTCTGGAGCGACTGGAGCTCTCCGCGATTTGTGAGGACCCTGCCTGCGG TTCCATCTACAGGGCCAGCACTCTGGAGGAAATTAGGACTCCGTGATGCTGATGGGAACAGAGCTGTTGTCCTGATGTGGAAG CCCTTGAAGCCAAAAGAGGCAAACGGAGAGATCCTGGGGTACAGCCTCCATTCGCAAAGAGAAGGGGAGCCCGCTATCCCACGATGCCTCACTCGAGAGCTGCAGTgcacactcttcctcccagccggAGAGGAGTTTACATTCCTCGCTGCGGCCAGCAATGTGGTGGGCGTCTCCCCTCCAACCAAACTTGTGGTCCCCCCCTCGGATGGCCAAGAAG CACCACCCTCCCAACTACCGGTCCTGGTATGTCCAGCAGGGGACCATAGCCTCCTTTTACAGTGGTCTCTTCCCAGCTTCCCAAAGATGGGCTATGTTTTTGAGTGGGGTCAGCTACCTGAGAATCAGGGTGATGACCTGCACTGGCATTATCAGCCAGGGAATGTGGACCACGTGATCATTACAG AAGCAATCGAGCCAGGAAAGCTCTATGGCCTGAAGATCTTTGCCCTCATTGATGGCAGCATTTGGGTCTGGGGTTCTACCAGTGCTTATTCCAAGCAGATTG CTCCGTTTCGGGCACCGACTTTATATCCCGTCCGAATCTGGAAGTCCCAAGTGGAGCTAAAGTGGGATTCGCTCCCCTTGGCGGAACGAGGCGGAGTGATCCGGAACTACACCATTTGCTacaaggaagaaggaaaggatgGGCAGA CGGTCGTGCTGGACAGCGCTGTCCGTCGCTACCTCATTGAGGGCCTGGCTCCTAGTTCCATTGTAGCGGTCACCATCACGGTCGCCAACGACGGGGGAAGCCTGAGTGGGCCTGTTCTCTCCATCCGGACCAGGAACTCTG ATTACGGTGAAGCAGAAGTATTGTTCTCAATCTTTTGTGTGGgattcctccttctccttcttgctGGATCCCTG GAATTCTCTTCTCCTCGCGCTGAGAAATGGAGGCAAGATTTTCTCGGTCTGACCATCAACAACCTCCTGAGAGTCCTCCCATCCCAGCAGGAGGAGCCAGGAAAGAAAACGTTCTTGGGAAACCGGTGGCTGGTTGAGGTCCCCGGCACTTTGCAGAAGGTCATCCCAGTTACCAGAAATGGGGCCGTCTCTTTTGGGAGTGGAGGGCAGCCCATGTCCACCGAGAACGAAATGGACTACTCAACGGTAGTCGTGGTGCAGAAGAACTGTGGTCCCAGTGACCCACAGAGCAGCCCTTATCGTTCACAGTCCCTTTCCAAGTACCAGGATCTTGCAATGTCTGATACTGGATTCACGTTTGGCCAAGGGGTCTGGCTGCAGAATTTGGCCTACGAGGCCCCGTTAGATGTTGGGTCATGCAACAGAGCGTTTGAATCCAGAGGCGAATTTTCACTTCTGGTGAGTCTTGTGACAGTCAGAGGAGTCCTCCACCCTGCTGACAGCCCCCACGGGAGACGAGGAAAGAAAACCTAA